One Candidatus Omnitrophota bacterium genomic window, CAAAAACACGCTTTTGATACGATGGTATTTTGGCTAAATCCATAAAAGTCCTTTAAAACCGCTTGACAAAAAAACCGTTTCCAGTATATTTAGGACTTACTTTGTAACCTTTGCATTGAGGGTATCCCATGAGATTTTGCGTGATCTGCGGCAAACAGCCCCACTCCGGCAGAAAATATAAAAGGCGCGGTATGGAAAAGAAAAAAGGCGGCGCCGGTTCCAAAGTTGTCGGCAAAACTCTCCGTCAAGTGCTCCCCAACCTGCAGCGCATCAAGATCATCCTGGA contains:
- a CDS encoding L28 family ribosomal protein yields the protein MRFCVICGKQPHSGRKYKRRGMEKKKGGAGSKVVGKTLRQVLPNLQRIKIILDKTVRHALVCTSCIQANKIVKAK